One Dietzia sp. JS16-p6b genomic window carries:
- the gltB gene encoding glutamate synthase large subunit, whose amino-acid sequence MMTTPGPKGLYRPEYEHDSCGVAFVVDMYGRQSRDIVEKAIAALVNLEHRGAVGAEANTGDGTGLMIQVPDRFFREVMRAEQNLELPEAGAYATGLCFLPQSRMLAMDAMRLVERIAAEQGVTVIGWREVPVDDSTVGAISRDAQPTIHQIFVKAAGADGALLTELALERKCFVVRKRCEHELGSKGPGKGDLGSETVYFPSLSPRTFVYKGMLTEKQLPDFYLDLQDERVESALGIVHSRFSTNTFPAWPLAHPFRYVAHNGEINTARGNENWMRARESLMSSEHIEDLSAALPVCTPGGSDTARFDEALELLTLAGRTLPHAVMMMVPEAWERHETMDPAKRAFYEYHASLMEAWDGPASITFTDGTVIGAVLDRNGLRPSRIWVTDDGLVVMASEVGVLDIPQDKVVTKTRLRPGRMFLVDTAAGRIIDDQEIKAQLAAEHPYQQWLDDGMIRLGDLPQVNQEIMSHERVVLRQRVFGYTEEELRILVSPMARVGAEATGSMGTDTPLPVLSQRARMLFDYFAQRFAQVTNPPLDAIREELVTSYGVTLGPEGDLINPGPDSCRQIRLDNPILGNAELASLLAAGDTHPGLRAVTVRGLYNVAHGGRGLRIALERIRREVSEAIDDGAAIIVLSDRESDERNAPIPSLLLTAAVHHHLVREKTRTRVGLVVESGDAREVHHMAVLFGYGANAINPYMAFESIDELVKTGDLTGIDTVEACANYRKAAAKGVLKVMSKMGISTLASYTGAQLFDITGLSQELCDEYFTGSISPIDGIGLDEIAEDVARRHRFAFLPRPEEAAHRELEIGGEYQWRREGEYHLFNPDTVFKLQHSTRSGRYEIFKEYTALVDDQSERLATLRGLFELRSDRSPVPIDEVEPVSEIVKRFSTGAMSYGSISAEAHETLAIAMNRLHARSNSGEGGESIARFTPDPNGDWRRSAIKQVASGRFGVTSNYLANCTDIQIKMAQGAKPGEGGQLPPGKVYPWVAEVRGSTPGVGLISPPPHHDIYSIEDLAQLIYDLKNANPEARIHVKLVAEQGVGTVATGVSKTHADVVLISGHDGGTGASPLTSLKHAGGPWELGLAETQQTLLVNGLRDRIVVQVDGQLKTGRDVIVAALLGGEEFGFATAPLVVAGCVMMRVCHLDTCPVGVATQNPVLRERFNGKAEYVVNFMEFVAQEVREYLAELGFRSLDEAIGRSECLDKSRAFAHNKRAAKLDLEPVFAQADSPFMHQDLRCTKQQDHKLEGVLDRTLIEDFRSVIADPSSGPSTGRYPICNVNRSVGTMLSHEISKAYGAAGLPEGTIDLTFTGSAGNSFGAFLAAGVTQRVFGDANDYVGKGLSGGRIVVRPALDAAPDFVAENNIIAGNVICYGATRGEIFLRGIVGERFCVRNSGVTAVVEGVGDHACEYMTGGQVVVLGSTGRNVAAGMSGGVAYFYDPDGQLPANLNDELVEIEQLLTEDVEFLHRIVEQHAAETDSARAREILSGWAQNVNHFAKVMPRDYKRVLLAIEQAEKDGRNVDEAIMEAANG is encoded by the coding sequence ATTATGACGACTCCCGGCCCCAAAGGCTTGTACCGCCCTGAATATGAACACGATTCCTGTGGTGTCGCGTTCGTCGTGGACATGTACGGACGCCAGTCCCGGGACATCGTCGAGAAGGCGATCGCCGCGCTCGTGAACCTCGAACACCGGGGTGCGGTGGGAGCCGAGGCCAACACCGGTGACGGCACGGGCCTGATGATCCAGGTGCCGGACCGGTTCTTCCGCGAGGTGATGCGGGCGGAGCAGAACCTGGAGCTGCCCGAGGCCGGTGCGTACGCGACCGGCCTGTGTTTCCTCCCCCAGTCCCGGATGCTCGCGATGGACGCCATGCGGTTGGTGGAGCGGATCGCCGCGGAGCAGGGGGTCACCGTCATCGGATGGCGCGAGGTCCCGGTGGACGACTCGACGGTCGGGGCGATCTCCCGCGACGCGCAGCCCACCATCCACCAGATCTTCGTCAAGGCCGCGGGTGCCGACGGGGCCCTGCTCACCGAGCTCGCGCTGGAGCGCAAGTGCTTCGTGGTCCGCAAGCGGTGCGAGCACGAACTCGGATCCAAGGGGCCCGGCAAGGGCGACCTGGGCTCCGAGACCGTGTACTTCCCGTCCCTGAGCCCCCGCACGTTCGTCTACAAGGGAATGCTGACGGAGAAGCAGCTCCCGGACTTCTACCTCGATCTTCAGGACGAGCGCGTCGAGTCCGCCCTGGGAATCGTGCACTCCCGGTTCTCCACCAACACCTTCCCGGCCTGGCCGCTCGCGCACCCGTTCCGCTACGTCGCACACAACGGAGAGATCAACACCGCTCGCGGCAACGAGAACTGGATGCGGGCCCGGGAGTCGCTCATGTCGAGCGAGCACATCGAGGACCTGTCGGCAGCGCTGCCCGTCTGCACCCCGGGTGGGTCCGACACCGCGCGGTTCGACGAGGCACTCGAGTTGCTGACGCTGGCCGGCCGCACTCTCCCGCACGCCGTGATGATGATGGTCCCCGAGGCCTGGGAGCGTCACGAGACCATGGATCCGGCCAAGCGGGCGTTCTACGAGTACCACGCCTCGCTAATGGAGGCCTGGGACGGTCCGGCGTCGATCACCTTCACCGACGGCACCGTCATCGGAGCGGTCCTCGACCGCAACGGGCTTCGCCCCTCCCGGATCTGGGTCACCGACGACGGCCTCGTCGTCATGGCCTCGGAGGTCGGCGTCCTGGACATCCCGCAGGACAAGGTCGTCACCAAGACCCGCCTGCGCCCCGGTCGCATGTTCCTGGTCGACACCGCCGCGGGGCGGATCATCGACGACCAGGAGATCAAGGCGCAGCTGGCCGCGGAACACCCGTACCAGCAGTGGCTCGACGACGGCATGATCCGCCTCGGCGACCTCCCCCAGGTCAACCAGGAGATCATGAGCCACGAACGCGTGGTGCTGCGGCAGCGGGTCTTCGGCTACACCGAGGAGGAACTGCGCATCCTGGTGTCCCCGATGGCCCGGGTCGGGGCCGAGGCGACCGGGTCGATGGGCACCGACACCCCGCTGCCGGTGCTCTCGCAGCGGGCCCGCATGCTGTTCGACTACTTCGCCCAGCGGTTCGCCCAGGTCACCAACCCGCCGCTCGACGCCATCCGCGAGGAGCTCGTCACCAGCTACGGGGTGACGCTCGGGCCCGAGGGCGACCTCATCAACCCCGGTCCGGACTCGTGCCGCCAGATCAGGCTCGACAACCCGATCCTGGGCAACGCCGAGCTCGCCTCACTGCTGGCGGCGGGGGACACCCACCCGGGGTTGCGTGCGGTGACCGTGCGCGGGCTCTACAACGTCGCGCACGGCGGCCGGGGCCTGCGGATCGCGCTGGAGCGCATCCGCCGCGAGGTCTCGGAGGCGATCGACGACGGGGCCGCGATCATCGTGCTCTCGGACCGCGAGTCCGACGAGCGCAACGCCCCCATCCCGTCGCTGCTGTTGACCGCCGCGGTGCACCACCACCTGGTCCGGGAGAAGACCCGCACGAGAGTCGGCCTGGTGGTGGAGTCGGGTGACGCCCGCGAGGTGCACCACATGGCGGTGCTGTTCGGCTACGGCGCCAACGCCATCAACCCGTACATGGCCTTCGAGTCGATCGACGAGCTCGTCAAGACGGGCGACCTCACCGGTATCGACACGGTCGAGGCCTGCGCCAACTACCGCAAGGCGGCCGCCAAGGGCGTGCTCAAGGTGATGTCCAAGATGGGTATCTCCACGCTCGCCTCCTACACGGGCGCCCAGCTGTTCGACATCACCGGACTGTCGCAGGAGCTGTGTGACGAGTACTTCACCGGCTCGATCAGCCCGATCGACGGGATCGGCCTCGACGAGATCGCCGAGGACGTGGCCCGTCGGCACCGCTTCGCGTTCCTGCCGCGTCCCGAGGAGGCGGCCCACCGCGAGCTCGAGATCGGCGGCGAGTACCAGTGGCGGCGCGAGGGCGAGTACCACCTGTTCAACCCGGACACGGTGTTCAAGCTCCAGCACTCCACGCGCTCCGGCCGGTACGAGATCTTCAAGGAGTACACCGCGCTCGTCGACGATCAGTCGGAGCGTCTGGCCACCCTGCGCGGCCTGTTCGAGCTCAGGAGCGACCGCTCGCCGGTGCCCATCGACGAGGTCGAGCCGGTGTCGGAGATCGTCAAGCGGTTCTCCACCGGCGCGATGAGCTACGGTTCCATCTCCGCGGAGGCGCACGAGACCCTCGCGATCGCGATGAACCGCCTGCACGCCCGGTCCAACTCGGGAGAGGGCGGCGAGTCGATCGCGAGGTTCACCCCCGACCCCAACGGGGACTGGCGCCGGTCCGCCATCAAGCAGGTCGCCTCCGGCCGGTTCGGCGTGACCAGCAACTACCTGGCCAACTGCACCGATATCCAGATCAAGATGGCCCAGGGTGCCAAGCCGGGCGAGGGCGGACAGCTCCCGCCGGGCAAGGTCTATCCCTGGGTGGCCGAGGTCCGTGGGTCCACGCCGGGCGTCGGGTTGATCTCGCCGCCGCCGCACCACGACATCTACTCGATCGAGGACCTGGCGCAGCTCATCTACGACCTGAAGAACGCCAATCCCGAGGCGCGGATCCACGTCAAGCTCGTCGCCGAGCAGGGCGTGGGGACCGTCGCGACGGGCGTGTCCAAGACCCACGCCGACGTGGTGCTGATCTCCGGCCACGACGGTGGCACGGGCGCCTCGCCGCTGACCTCGCTCAAGCATGCGGGTGGGCCGTGGGAGCTGGGGCTCGCAGAGACCCAGCAGACGCTGTTGGTCAACGGGCTACGCGACCGGATCGTCGTGCAGGTGGACGGGCAGCTCAAGACGGGCCGCGACGTGATCGTCGCCGCGCTGCTCGGTGGCGAGGAGTTCGGTTTCGCCACCGCCCCGCTCGTCGTGGCCGGATGCGTCATGATGCGCGTCTGCCACCTCGACACCTGCCCTGTGGGTGTGGCCACCCAGAACCCGGTGCTGCGTGAGCGGTTCAACGGCAAGGCCGAGTACGTGGTGAACTTCATGGAGTTCGTCGCGCAGGAGGTCCGCGAGTACCTGGCCGAGCTGGGTTTCCGATCCCTCGACGAGGCGATCGGGCGCTCCGAGTGCCTGGACAAGTCCCGGGCGTTCGCGCACAACAAGCGGGCCGCGAAGCTGGACCTCGAGCCGGTCTTCGCCCAGGCGGACTCCCCCTTCATGCACCAGGACCTGCGCTGCACCAAGCAGCAGGACCACAAGTTGGAGGGGGTGCTCGACCGCACGCTCATCGAGGACTTCCGGTCGGTGATCGCCGACCCGTCGAGCGGTCCGTCCACCGGTCGATACCCGATCTGCAACGTCAACCGCTCCGTCGGCACCATGCTCAGTCACGAGATCTCCAAGGCGTACGGTGCGGCCGGCCTGCCCGAGGGGACGATCGACCTGACCTTCACCGGTTCGGCGGGCAACTCCTTCGGGGCGTTCCTCGCCGCGGGCGTGACCCAGCGGGTGTTCGGTGACGCCAACGACTACGTGGGCAAGGGGTTGTCCGGGGGACGGATCGTGGTCCGGCCCGCCCTGGACGCGGCCCCGGACTTCGTGGCGGAGAACAACATCATCGCCGGAAACGTGATCTGCTACGGGGCGACCAGAGGCGAGATCTTCCTGCGGGGGATCGTGGGCGAGCGCTTCTGCGTCCGGAACTCGGGTGTCACCGCGGTGGTCGAGGGCGTGGGTGACCACGCCTGCGAGTACATGACGGGCGGTCAGGTGGTGGTGCTCGGGTCGACCGGTCGCAACGTGGCGGCCGGGATGTCGGGCGGTGTCGCGTACTTCTACGACCCGGACGGGCAGCTACCCGCGAACCTCAACGACGAACTCGTCGAGATCGAGCAGCTGCTGACAGAGGACGTCGAGTTCCTGCACCGCATCGTCGAGCAGCACGCCGCCGAGACCGACTCGGCCCGCGCCCGGGAGATCCTGTCCGGGTGGGCGCAGAACGTGAATCACTTCGCCAAGGTCATGCCGCGCGACTACAAGCGCGTGCTGCTCGCCATCGAGCAGGCGGAGAAGGACGGACGCAACGTGGACGAGGCGATCATGGAGGCCGCAAATGGCTGA
- a CDS encoding RNA-binding S4 domain-containing protein, with protein MSRHIAGRGRTPRVTPRVGPPVHDVECDLSSKLTLGQFLKLASLLDSGAEAKDAVASGAVTVNGHVDERRGRGLVDGDVVAYAARAARVVARDGQGRAQ; from the coding sequence ATGAGCCGCCATATCGCAGGACGGGGACGGACCCCGCGGGTGACGCCGCGGGTCGGTCCACCAGTGCACGACGTCGAGTGTGATCTGAGCAGCAAGCTGACCCTGGGCCAGTTCCTCAAACTGGCGTCCCTGCTCGACTCCGGAGCGGAGGCCAAGGACGCTGTCGCGTCGGGCGCGGTGACCGTCAACGGACACGTCGACGAGCGTCGGGGTCGAGGGCTGGTCGACGGCGACGTGGTGGCGTACGCGGCACGAGCGGCCCGCGTGGTCGCCCGGGACGGACAGGGGAGAGCTCAGTGA
- a CDS encoding DUF4921 family protein, which translates to MTTPPDTPSPRIRPLRRMADGTVKQTNPFTGTEVWTVPGRGNRPVDHHPGEVRPVDPVAPEAHCAFCVSRLRETTPEKSRLVRDGSTWRTLDRVAPDQLDLTTPEFRLFGNLFEIVSLEYWKAVHGYRIPAGASAHQSAYLETEAGVEHVRSLLRTRIAAAQGDPSIVDAMDTAELAARSESFFGGCHDVVVARRHLVEGAATTGGHASSGSLDPAEHQHFIAFTVRAMRNLYRDNPHARYVSVFQNWLQPAGASFAHLHKQLVAIDEIPAKTVREVAALESEPDLYDTLGIGLAVSEGLVVAANEHAVAVVGVGHRYPALVVYSRSAASDPWEHSPEELRGVSDLLHACHAATGPLVPTNEEWHTRPPGVAAPMPWRIVLKWRISTPAGFEGATGIHVNTIDPWALRDRVAPRLEQLRASGLIADMALGAECGDVKGTRPLG; encoded by the coding sequence GTGACCACCCCGCCCGACACCCCGTCGCCCCGGATTCGACCGCTGCGCCGGATGGCGGACGGGACCGTCAAGCAGACGAACCCCTTCACCGGCACCGAGGTGTGGACGGTCCCGGGCCGCGGTAACCGCCCCGTCGACCATCACCCCGGCGAGGTCCGCCCGGTGGACCCGGTCGCCCCGGAGGCTCACTGCGCGTTCTGCGTGTCCCGACTTCGCGAGACCACCCCGGAGAAGTCGCGCCTGGTACGCGACGGCAGCACATGGAGGACCCTCGACCGGGTCGCCCCGGACCAACTCGACCTGACGACGCCCGAGTTCAGGCTCTTCGGGAACCTCTTCGAGATCGTCTCGCTCGAATACTGGAAAGCGGTCCACGGCTATCGGATCCCGGCCGGAGCCTCCGCGCATCAGTCCGCCTACCTCGAGACCGAGGCCGGTGTCGAACACGTCCGTTCGCTGCTCCGGACCCGGATCGCGGCAGCACAGGGGGATCCGTCCATCGTCGATGCCATGGATACCGCGGAACTGGCCGCGCGCTCGGAGAGCTTCTTCGGCGGCTGCCACGATGTCGTGGTGGCCCGCCGCCACCTCGTCGAGGGCGCCGCCACCACCGGGGGGCATGCCTCCTCGGGATCCCTCGACCCGGCCGAACACCAGCACTTCATCGCGTTCACCGTCCGCGCCATGCGGAACCTGTACCGCGACAACCCCCACGCCCGATACGTGTCGGTGTTCCAGAACTGGCTGCAGCCGGCGGGCGCGTCGTTCGCCCATCTGCACAAGCAGCTCGTGGCGATCGACGAGATCCCGGCGAAGACCGTTCGCGAGGTGGCCGCCCTGGAGAGCGAACCGGACCTCTACGACACCCTCGGGATCGGTCTCGCGGTCTCGGAGGGACTGGTGGTGGCGGCCAACGAGCACGCCGTGGCGGTGGTCGGGGTGGGGCACCGGTATCCCGCCCTCGTCGTCTACTCGCGGTCGGCGGCGAGCGATCCGTGGGAACACTCGCCGGAGGAGCTCCGCGGGGTCTCCGATCTGCTGCACGCCTGCCACGCCGCCACGGGCCCTCTGGTGCCGACAAACGAGGAGTGGCACACCCGACCTCCCGGCGTCGCCGCCCCGATGCCGTGGCGGATCGTGCTCAAGTGGCGGATCTCCACCCCGGCCGGGTTCGAGGGGGCGACCGGGATCCACGTCAACACCATCGACCCGTGGGCCCTGCGTGATCGGGTCGCGCCGCGGCTGGAGCAGTTGCGCGCGTCGGGTCTGATCGCCGACATGGCGCTCGGGGCCGAGTGCGGGGACGTGAAGGGGACGAGGCCCCTCGGGTGA
- the rraA gene encoding ribonuclease E activity regulator RraA: MTDTPSGFVPTADLVDEIGEGVRSCDTQFLDLGGRTEFFGPISTVRCFQDNALLKSVLGEPGHGRVLVIDGDASVHTALVGDLIAELGRSNGWAGVVVHGAIRDSAVIGGMDFGCKALGTNPRKSSKTGAGERDVTVGFGGVDFVPGDMLYADSDGIVVR, encoded by the coding sequence ATGACCGACACCCCCAGCGGATTCGTCCCCACCGCCGACCTCGTCGACGAGATCGGGGAGGGGGTGCGCAGTTGCGACACCCAGTTCCTCGACCTCGGTGGGCGCACCGAGTTCTTCGGACCGATCTCCACCGTCCGGTGCTTCCAGGACAACGCACTGCTCAAGAGTGTCCTGGGCGAACCCGGACACGGCCGGGTCCTGGTGATCGACGGTGACGCTAGCGTGCACACCGCGCTCGTCGGAGACCTCATCGCCGAGCTCGGACGGTCCAACGGCTGGGCCGGGGTGGTGGTGCACGGGGCGATCCGCGACTCGGCGGTCATCGGCGGGATGGACTTCGGGTGCAAGGCCCTCGGGACGAATCCGCGGAAATCGTCGAAGACCGGAGCCGGGGAGCGCGACGTGACGGTGGGCTTCGGCGGGGTCGACTTCGTCCCCGGCGACATGCTCTATGCGGATTCCGACGGGATCGTGGTGCGCTGA
- a CDS encoding DUF4185 domain-containing protein, which yields MTDSRPPTRTPQTRTRKVRDLTGPGITTAFGMEGTDLGITARTPSGRLLAVFGDTFAGAGVGAPHVGRPHPGIAQCTPTTDERPGPGNPDWRSPVGLFADDIDASGGLVWTGAAGPGPPDYAGQLVDYVHGRGCSTVLPGDVLTLGDTMYLQVMVNEGLGTVTRTEIHRSVDDGDTWEPTGVTFSPLLEGGHRQLWTWESGGDGFVYVLSTGFQRDKGVILMRVREEDLADPGVNGWQSWGFRDGAWAWGNPTTIVLPGRIGEMYLRRCEDFWTLTYFDAEHYRIDCLTFAHIGVDLLDRSVTAHTTLLHGCAWGDESDGSDPTAGPARVAQLYCGCPVPGSTPEEWHLVVSQWNTHDSAAGPAGWPYRSMQFVGSIPRPPGASGPG from the coding sequence ATGACGGACTCACGCCCGCCGACCCGCACCCCGCAGACCCGCACCCGAAAGGTCCGCGACCTCACCGGGCCGGGTATCACCACGGCGTTCGGGATGGAGGGCACCGATCTGGGGATCACGGCCCGGACACCCTCCGGGCGCCTGCTCGCCGTGTTCGGCGACACCTTCGCGGGGGCGGGGGTGGGTGCCCCCCACGTGGGTCGGCCCCACCCCGGGATCGCGCAGTGCACTCCCACCACCGACGAGCGGCCCGGGCCGGGGAATCCGGACTGGAGATCCCCCGTCGGCCTGTTCGCGGACGACATCGATGCGTCCGGTGGCCTGGTGTGGACGGGTGCGGCCGGCCCCGGCCCACCGGACTACGCGGGTCAGCTCGTCGACTACGTCCACGGGCGCGGCTGCTCCACTGTCCTGCCCGGTGATGTCCTCACCCTCGGTGACACCATGTATCTCCAGGTGATGGTCAACGAGGGTCTCGGGACGGTCACGCGGACCGAGATCCACCGCTCCGTCGACGACGGCGACACCTGGGAGCCGACCGGCGTCACGTTCTCCCCCCTGCTCGAGGGCGGGCACCGTCAGCTGTGGACCTGGGAGTCGGGCGGGGACGGATTCGTCTACGTGCTGTCGACCGGTTTCCAGCGGGACAAGGGGGTCATCCTGATGCGGGTCCGCGAGGAGGACCTGGCCGACCCCGGCGTCAACGGATGGCAGTCGTGGGGTTTCCGAGACGGGGCATGGGCCTGGGGCAACCCCACCACCATCGTGCTGCCGGGCCGTATCGGCGAGATGTACCTGCGGCGGTGCGAGGACTTCTGGACCCTGACCTACTTCGACGCGGAGCACTACCGGATCGACTGCCTCACTTTCGCGCACATCGGAGTGGACCTCCTGGACCGCTCGGTGACCGCCCACACGACGCTCCTGCACGGGTGTGCCTGGGGCGACGAATCCGACGGATCTGATCCGACCGCCGGCCCGGCGCGGGTCGCCCAGCTCTACTGCGGTTGCCCCGTCCCCGGGTCCACTCCGGAGGAGTGGCACCTCGTGGTGAGCCAGTGGAACACCCACGACTCGGCCGCGGGCCCCGCCGGTTGGCCGTACCGATCGATGCAGTTCGTGGGCTCCATCCCCCGACCGCCGGGGGCGTCCGGGCCGGGGTGA
- a CDS encoding AAA family ATPase, whose protein sequence is METHSALIVLYGDQAHKVRKPIDLGFLDNTTVRARAEQSRREVELNSRMAPDVYDGVLEVRDPEGEVIDHVVRMRRLPADRSLESLVRSRVSGIGRAGDPDLVVGVREVGRQLARLHAASPRSGQIEAMGTADAVAGLWGESIAHLRRLSVGEDAPEIVDDLEWLAGEYLRGRRRLLRARVDAGRVVDGHGDLLAADIYLEDDGPRVIDCLEFDDRLRFGDAMLDAGFLAMDLDRAGARDLAEAFLRAYRDFSGDDAPPSLVHHYIGYRAVVRSKVTAIRADQTGSGGAHARHALELADQGVDALLRGRVRLVLVGGVSGSGKSTLAVPLAAALKAEVLRSDDLRAAGPADRRYSAAAVAAVYGRMLDRAGQLLALGRSVVLDATWLNPRRRAEAETVAADARAELVEVACTAPHEELVRRIEQRRRIGSDPSEATVSVLARQLADRAPWPDAIEVDTTDLDVRSLEAVREWAARNLGPLPWA, encoded by the coding sequence GTGGAGACGCACAGTGCTCTCATCGTGCTCTATGGTGACCAGGCTCACAAAGTGCGCAAACCGATCGACCTCGGTTTCCTCGACAACACCACGGTCCGGGCCCGCGCCGAGCAGAGTCGGCGGGAGGTCGAGCTCAACAGTCGCATGGCGCCGGACGTCTACGACGGCGTGCTCGAGGTCCGCGATCCCGAGGGCGAGGTGATCGACCACGTGGTCAGGATGCGTCGTCTCCCCGCCGACCGGAGCCTGGAGTCGCTGGTGCGGTCACGGGTCTCGGGCATCGGACGGGCCGGCGATCCGGATCTCGTGGTGGGCGTGCGGGAGGTGGGCCGGCAACTCGCCCGTCTGCACGCCGCGAGCCCCCGCTCCGGGCAGATCGAGGCCATGGGCACGGCGGACGCCGTGGCCGGTCTGTGGGGGGAGTCGATCGCACACCTGCGCCGTCTGAGCGTGGGCGAGGACGCACCGGAGATCGTCGACGACCTCGAGTGGCTCGCGGGGGAGTACCTGCGCGGACGGCGCCGGCTCCTACGGGCACGCGTGGACGCAGGCCGGGTGGTCGACGGCCACGGGGACCTGCTCGCGGCCGACATCTACCTCGAGGACGACGGGCCGCGTGTGATCGACTGTCTCGAGTTCGACGACCGGCTCAGGTTCGGGGACGCCATGCTCGACGCCGGGTTCCTGGCCATGGACCTCGACAGGGCGGGGGCACGGGACCTCGCGGAGGCCTTCCTCCGGGCGTACCGGGACTTCTCCGGTGATGACGCCCCGCCCTCCCTCGTCCATCACTACATCGGGTACCGCGCGGTCGTGCGGTCCAAGGTCACCGCCATCCGCGCCGACCAGACCGGGAGCGGAGGTGCGCATGCTCGGCACGCCCTGGAACTGGCGGATCAGGGAGTAGACGCCCTCTTGCGCGGCCGCGTCAGGTTGGTCCTCGTGGGAGGGGTGTCCGGGTCGGGCAAGTCCACGCTGGCCGTGCCACTGGCGGCGGCGTTGAAGGCCGAGGTCCTGCGGTCGGATGACCTGCGCGCCGCCGGCCCGGCCGACCGGCGGTACTCGGCGGCGGCGGTCGCCGCAGTCTACGGCCGGATGCTCGATCGGGCCGGGCAGCTGCTCGCGTTGGGGCGCAGCGTCGTCCTCGACGCGACCTGGCTGAACCCTCGTCGCCGCGCGGAGGCGGAGACCGTCGCCGCCGATGCACGCGCCGAGCTCGTGGAGGTCGCCTGCACGGCTCCGCACGAGGAACTGGTCCGGCGGATCGAGCAGCGGCGACGCATCGGGTCCGATCCGTCGGAGGCGACCGTGTCGGTGCTCGCGCGACAACTCGCGGACCGGGCGCCCTGGCCCGACGCGATCGAGGTGGACACCACCGACCTCGATGTCCGCTCCCTCGAGGCCGTACGGGAGTGGGCGGCGCGGAACCTGGGCCCCCTGCCCTGGGCCTAG
- a CDS encoding glutamate synthase subunit beta translates to MADPKGFLKHTERELPARRPVDLRIMDWKEVYESTTLPEDDLKTQASRCMSCGIPFCHQGCPLGNIIPEWNDLVHRGRWDAAVDRLHATNNFPEFTGRLCPAPCEGSCVLGINQPPVTIKQVEVEIAEKAWEDGDMEPVIPSFRTGQSVAIVGSGPAGLAAAQQLTRAGHSVTVFERDDRIGGLMRYGIPEFKMEKEIIDRRLAQMEAEGTVFRPGVNVGKDITASQLRAEFDAVVLCGGATMRRDLPVPGRELDGIHQAMDYLPLANKAAVGDPVVDSDGLPEIHARDKHVIIIGGGDTGADCLGTATRQGAKSVKSFEIMPRPPATRAASTPWPVYPLMFRTASAHEENGERIYSVSTAEFLGEGGHVTALKGSEVKMVDGRFEAVPGTDFEYPADLVLLAMGFTGAQKSGLCSDLGVDFSDRGNVDRDEKYATNVDGVFVAGDMGRGQSLIVWAIAEGRAAAASVDRFLMGETALPSPVRPTDVAQR, encoded by the coding sequence ATGGCTGACCCCAAGGGCTTTCTCAAGCACACCGAACGCGAGCTCCCCGCGCGCCGCCCGGTGGACCTGCGAATCATGGACTGGAAGGAGGTCTACGAGTCGACGACCCTCCCGGAAGACGACCTGAAGACCCAGGCCAGTCGCTGCATGAGCTGCGGCATCCCGTTCTGCCACCAGGGGTGCCCGCTCGGCAACATCATCCCGGAGTGGAACGACCTCGTGCACCGGGGACGGTGGGACGCGGCCGTGGACCGTCTGCACGCGACCAACAACTTCCCCGAGTTCACGGGTCGACTCTGTCCGGCCCCGTGCGAGGGTTCGTGCGTCCTGGGGATCAACCAGCCACCGGTGACGATCAAGCAGGTCGAGGTGGAGATCGCCGAGAAGGCGTGGGAAGACGGCGACATGGAGCCGGTGATCCCCTCCTTCCGTACCGGACAGTCGGTGGCGATCGTAGGGTCCGGGCCCGCAGGGCTGGCGGCCGCACAGCAGCTCACCCGCGCCGGGCACTCGGTCACGGTCTTCGAGCGCGATGACCGCATCGGTGGTCTCATGCGCTACGGGATCCCCGAGTTCAAGATGGAGAAGGAGATCATCGACCGTCGCCTCGCCCAGATGGAGGCGGAGGGCACGGTCTTCCGCCCCGGCGTCAACGTGGGCAAGGACATCACCGCCTCGCAGCTGCGCGCGGAGTTCGACGCGGTCGTCCTCTGCGGCGGCGCGACCATGCGCCGGGACCTCCCGGTCCCGGGACGGGAGCTCGACGGGATCCACCAGGCGATGGACTACCTGCCGCTGGCCAACAAGGCCGCCGTCGGTGATCCGGTCGTGGACTCCGACGGTCTGCCCGAGATCCACGCGCGGGACAAGCATGTGATCATCATCGGCGGTGGCGACACCGGCGCCGACTGCCTCGGAACAGCCACCCGCCAGGGCGCGAAGTCGGTCAAGAGCTTCGAGATCATGCCCAGGCCTCCCGCGACCCGTGCCGCCTCGACCCCCTGGCCCGTCTACCCGCTGATGTTCCGGACGGCGTCGGCGCACGAGGAGAACGGCGAGCGGATCTACAGTGTCTCGACCGCCGAGTTCCTCGGTGAGGGCGGCCATGTGACCGCGCTCAAGGGGTCCGAGGTGAAGATGGTCGACGGGCGTTTCGAGGCGGTGCCCGGCACCGACTTCGAGTACCCGGCGGATCTCGTCCTGCTGGCGATGGGGTTCACGGGGGCGCAGAAGTCGGGGCTGTGCTCCGACCTCGGGGTGGATTTCAGCGACCGGGGGAATGTGGACCGGGACGAGAAGTACGCGACCAACGTCGACGGGGTGTTCGTCGCAGGCGACATGGGGCGCGGCCAATCGCTGATCGTGTGGGCGATCGCCGAGGGGCGCGCCGCGGCGGCCTCGGTCGACCGCTTCCTGATGGGGGAGACCGCCCTGCCGTCGCCCGTGCGACCCACGGACGTCGCACAGCGCTGA